Within the Candidatus Binatia bacterium genome, the region ACCCGCGCATCCTCGCCTCGCACCGCGAGATCTCGCTGATGGACGAAGTCGTACCGGCCTTCCAGAGCATGCAGGAAGTCGCGGGCGACCTCCCAAACGAGTGCATCTTCCTCGTCGCCCATCAGCTCTCGACCGACAAGTTCATCGGGGAGTTCGACATTCCGAGCTACATGGGGTGGACGAGTTTCAACGACCAGCGCCCGGCGTACGAGTACCACCAGAAAATCCTCCGCCTTCTCCAATCCCGACACCGGGGCACGCGGTGGGCGCTGAAGGCACCGAGCCACCTCCACCTGCTTCCCACCCTGTTCGCCACCTACCCCGACGCCCGCGTCGTCATTCCCCACCGAGACCCGCTCCGCGTCCTCGGCTCGCTCTCGAACTTGATGGCGTCCCTGCGCTGGATGCGAAGCAACGAGGTCGACTACGATGGCATCGTCGCGGCCATGAACTTCGGCGCGCAGTACCAGATGGACAACCTCTCGCAGCAGCGCGACGACGGCACGGTCCCGACAGATCAAATCCTCGACATCCGCTACGTGGACCTGGTCGCCGACCCCATCGCGACCATGAAGCGCATCTACGCCTACTTCGAAATCACGTTCAGCACGGCGTTCGAAACCCGACTGCAGGCGAGGCTCGGGTCACGTCCCCGCGGGGACCGCGCGGCACACGAGTACACCTTCGACGATACGGGACTCGACCTCGCCAAAGAGCGCGCGAAGCACGCCGGGTATCAGGAGCGCTACGACGTTCCGTCGGAACTCTGATGCGACCCCGTCGACGGCGGTACGGTCGTCGTCAGGAACCGAGACCGGTCGCCTCGGCGCTGATCTCCCACAACCGGTCCTGTACAGATTCCTTGGCCGCGAGCTTCGGAGCGCGCGTCGGCTTGCAGTCTGCGAGGTACTCCCCGCCCGTCTCTGCGTACTCCGGTGCGGTCGCCGCGTAGACGCTCGTCGCCGCGCCGCCGCCGACCTTCTTCATCCACGGCCACATGAAGAGGCCGAGAACGATGAACGGACCGGATTGCGACCGCGCGAGTTCGGTCCGCACGATTCCTGGATGCAACGCGTTCGAGGTGATGCCCTCGGCCGCGTAGCGCCGCTGGAAGGTCCGCGTGAACATCAAGTTCATCAGCTTGGAACTTCCGTACGCCTTCCAGCCACTCCACTTCTTTCGTTCCCAGTTGAGGTCGTCGAGCTCGGTCGTGAGGCCCGACATCTGCATCGCCTCGGAGGCGACGTTGACGACCCGGGCCGAGCCGGCGGCACGCAGGGGATCGAGCAGCAGGTTCGTGAGTAGGAAGTGGCCCAGATGATTGGTCCCATAGTGCGCTTCGAAGCCATCCGAGGTCTCGCGCCGATCCGGAAGCATGACACCCGCATTGTTCAGGAGGAGATGAATCGGGCGGTTCTCGTCCTTGAGGTCGCTTGCAAATGAGCGGATGGACGCCAGAGATGCCAGGTCGAGTTCGCGCAACTCGAAGGACTCGGGCGACAGAGCACCTTCGGACTCACGCACAATCGTCTTGCGCGCCTTGGTCGCCTTACCGATATCGCGGCAGGCCATTACGACGCGGGCTCCGCGAAGCGCCAACACCCGAGCGGTCTCGAGGCCGATCCCTGCATTCGCGCCGGTGACGATCGCGGTCTTCCCAGCGAGATCGACTCCGGCCGAGACCTCTTCCGCGGTGGACTTCCGATTCGGCTTGGACATCATCCACTGCCTACCATGCCGCGACCGGCCCCCGCAGCGGTTAGGCTCGCCGTGGGACTCATGCTAACCCTCGCCGCCATGAAAGAGAAGAGAGCCATGTTCAAGAGCAAGTGTTTTATCAGCCTCGTGGGTGCGACCTGCGCCCTGACGCTCGTCGCCTGCGCGCCCAAGCGGAAAGTCGACGACACGGGCACGGTTCAAGCGGCCACCGTCGAGGAGGCGGTCGTCGAGGGGCACGCCACGGTCACCAAGGTCGACAAGAAGAACCGTAAGGTCACGGTCAAGCGAACCGACGGCCACTCGGTGACGCTCGACCTCGGCCCGGAGGTTCAGAACCTCGACCAGATCGACCCCGGCGACGACGTGAAAGTCGCCTACTACGAGTCGGTCGCCTTCGATGTGAAGGTCCCCGGCAAGGCAACGCCCGGCGTCACGATGGTCGGCGGCGCAGACGTCGCCGAGAAGGGCAAGAAGCCCGGCGCCATGGGTGCACGGATAGTGACCGTGACGTCCACGATCGAAGCGATCGGCGACGACCCGCCGTCGGTTACCTTGAAGGGCCCCGAGGGCGGCACCCGCAAGATCAAGGTCGAGAACCCCAAGTACCTGGAGAACGTCGAGGTCGGTGATCTCGTCGAGATGATGTACACCCAAGCGGTCGCGATCAGCGTCGAGGAAACGACCAAGTAAGTCGCAACGTTCAACGGCGAGAGTGCGCGGGGCGGGGCTCCCTGCTCTGCGCACTCCTCCCGATCTCCCCTGCGGGGCACGCCGGATTGATCCCCGACGTCCTGCCCGAGCGTCTGCGCGTGACGCTCGAGTAGGCCGCCGAGAACATCGGCAAGTGGAGCTTCACGTGGGACGAAGGCCTGTATCTCGACTCACCCGAACAGTACGGGACCTTCAAGCTCGGAGGGCGACTCCAAACCGACGCGGGCGTCGTCATCCCCCGTGCGGCGATAGACCAAGAATTCGGCATGGGAGGCTCCGCTGCGCGCGCCGTCGTCCGCCGCGCTCGCTTCTACGTGTGCGGCACCACGGGCAAGCACGTCGCCTGGAAGCTCCAATACGACTTCGCGAATCAGCTGTTCGCCGACATCTACCTCGCGCTCCGCGAGATCGGCCCGGTCGACCTCGTTTTGCTGGGCCACTTCAAGGAACCGTTCTCCCTCGAAGAGTTGGTGAGCAGCAATCAGACCGTGCTCATGGAACGCGGCCTTCCAAACGCGCTTCTCACCGGCAAAAAGACGGGAGCATCCGCGTTGCAGGCGTTCCTCGACAACCGCCTCACCTTCCAGATCAGCATGTTCGCCGACACGTCCAACGTCGAGCAACTCGGCGACACCTTCAGTCAGACGGGTTCCGGCTTCGGAGTCGAGGTCGCTTACACCGCGGGTCGGCTCTACACGCAGAAGGCGGGGATTCTGACCAAGGCGGCGGTCGTGGACCAGGGAACGCGGACGTTTCACGGCCTCTACGTGCTGGCCGCCTGGCTCCTCACCCACGACCACCGACTGTTCGAGGGACAGCGCGGGATCTGGGGACGTGTCACGCCGCGGTGCGATGCGTTCACTTCCGGTTGCTGAGGAGTCTGGGAGGTCGCCGCACGCTTTTCACGTCTCGACCACGAGAGCGGCGCGTCCCGCGGTGGGATCCTGAACGACACCACGCTCGGACTCAATTGGTACCTCACGGACACGACGACCTGCCGCCGATCAATCTTGGGTCAGGCCCCAGCGCCGATCAGACGGCGACGACCGCGCCTACTGCACTCTGGTGTTTGATCCGGTTCTCGTCGTCGACCATTACGATCATCGGCTTGTGGGCGCGCGCGGCGTCTTCTTCGATCCACGTGAACGCACCGATGATCAAGAGATCTCCCTCGGAGACCTTCCTGGCGGCCGCTCCGTTGACGCAAATTACGCCGGAGTCTGGCTCGCCTTCGAGCGCGTACGTCTCGAAGCGCTCACCGTTGGTGACGTTCCAGATCTGAACGGCCTCCCACTCGAGGAGGTCCATTCCTTCCATCAGCGTCTTGTCGACAGTGATGGACCCCTCGTAGTGCAGGTCGGCGCCGGTGACGGAGGCGCGGTGGATCTTGCCTCGCAGGACTTTGCGCATGGGCTGAGTCTTGGCCATGACGATGCTCATCAGCGTCCGGACGACTTCGCGTAGAGCGCGGCCGTCGGGACCTGGTGCGAACCCGACACCCGGTCGGTGTCGGAAGATTTCGTGATGAGGTCCGGGCTCACATCTGAAGGGTCGACCCGGACGTTGTCGATGAGGCGGACGCCGCCCAACCAGATCGCCACCGCAAGCTGAACGGGCCGCTCGAGATTCGAGACGGCTTCGAGGGAGTCGACGTCGACGATCCGGGCATACTCCACGGTCGCCCGCGGCTCAGCGGCGAGAGACGTGCGCACCACGCTCTCTACGCCGGCCGAATCGCGCTCACCATCGGCGACCGCCAACCGCGCGGCGTCGAGTGCCTGCGGCACGCAGATCGCGGCCATGCGCGATTCCGTATCGAGTCGAGCGTTGCGGCTCGACAGAGCGAGGCCGTCCTTTTCTCGGACGGTCTCTCCGCCAACGACGTCGATCCCGAAATCGAGATCGCGAACCATCCGTCGGACGACGGCGAGCTGCTGATAGTCCTTCAATCCGAAAACGGCGACGTCCGGCTGAACCGCGTGGAACAGCTTGCTGACGACCGTCGTGACGCCGCGGAAATGTCCGGCGCGATGTGCGCCACACAGATCATCCGTGAGCCGCTCGACATCGACCGTCGTGACGAAATCATCGGAGTACATCTGTCGCGGATCCGGCGTGAACAGAACGTCGACGCCTTCCTCTGCGAGCAGGCGACGATCGCGTTCGAGGTCGCGGGGATACGAGACCAGGTCGTCTTCGCGGTCGAACTGAATCGGATTCACGAAGATCGAGACGACCACACGGTCGCCGCGCTCGCGCGCCTGGCGAACCAAAGAGAGATGCCCCTCGTGGAGATAGCCCATCGTCGGCACGAAGGAGACGGTGAGACCGGCGCCGCGCTGACGCGCGGACCAGGTGCGCATCTCTTCGATCTTCGATATCTGCTGGAGTCGATCTCCGGCACGCTCTGCGCTGCCCTTCACGTGGTAGCACTCATCGTCGCTCGGGAAGGCGCCGGTGTTCACCTCGTCGACGTAGGTTTCGACGGCCTCGGTGATCTGGCGACCCAGGTTCGCGTACCGGCGAACGAAGCGAGGCACCTTGCGCTCGCCCGTGTCGATTCCGAGCAGGTCGTGCATGACGAGCACCTGGCCGTCGCAGTGCGGGCCGGCACCGATGCCGATCGTCGGGATGTCGACGGTTTCCGTGATCTGTCGCGCGAGGTCGAGAGGCACGCCCTCGATCACCATCGCGAAGGCTCCCGCCTCGGCGACCGCGCGGGCATCCTCGAGCACCTTCTGCCGGCTCGCGTTGTCGCGCCCCTGCACGCGGTGTCCTCCCATGCGGTGCATGGCTTGCGGAGTGAGGCCCACGTGGCCGAAGACCGGAATCTCCGCATCGACGAGCGCGCGGATCTTTTCGGCCTGAGCGACTCCGCCTTCGAGCTTCACGGCACCCGCACCGGCCTTTAGGAACTTGCCGGCGTTCACGAGCGCGTCGTTCGTGGTCAGGTACGACCCGAACGGCATGTCGCCGAGCACCATGGCTCGCGTGTTCGCCCGAGCGACCAGCCGGGTGTGATAGACCATCTCTTCGAGGGTGACCGGCAAGGTCGACCCTTCCCCCTGGACGACCATGGCGAGGCTGTCGCCCACGAGAAGAATGTCGACGCCGGCGCGATCGATGAGGCTCGCGAACGTACAATCGTACGCGGTAACCATCGTCAGGCGGCGTTCCGACCCTTTCGAAGAGAGAATTTCCGGAACAGTGATTGGTGCGCTCACGACCTAGACCTCCCGGACCGAAGCGGAAGGCGGTGAGCGTCGGCGGAAGTTAGCCCGACTGTTTCACCCGGAACCACCGTGCAGGCTCTGCAGCGGGGCTCTCTATTCTCCGTCCCGGTCCAGCTATCCGTCGCTCTTTACGAGTCGACGGGCTATCTGGATCCCAGCGGTATGTAATGCTGCACACCTCTTCGCGCGCTCCGGATCTCCCGAATCAGGTCGACGCGTTCGTCGCCATTTTCGAGAAAATCGATCGCGGAACAATTCACGACTAGAAGAGGTGCTTCCTCATACGAGTGGAAATACGTCCTGTACGCTTCCGAAAGTGATTCCAGGTATTTTGGCGAAATGTGACGCTCAAAATCCCGGTTTCGTTTTCTCAGTCGCGCTTGCAGAACTTCGTAGCTGGCCTCGAGGTAGACTACGAGGTCCGGCTTTCGGAACTGACTATCATCGTTTTGCGCCAACGCACCAGAGAGTTCGCGGTACAAAGCAAACTCCATCTCCGCCAGTGTGAGGCGTGCGAATATCTCATCCTTTGCGAGAAGATAGTCACTGATCACCGGCCGGGCAAGGGCCTGATTCTCGGCCCCGAGAGCCTTTATTCTGGACTGCTGGGTTCGCCTTAGGGTCAGGAATTTCAGCTGTGCAGCAAGCGCCCACCTGGCCTGCTCCCCGTAGAACGAACGCAGGAACGGGTTCCGGTCGGCGGGGTCGAGTTCCTCCTGGGCACCGAACTCGAGAGACAGGATCTTTGCGAGCGAGGTCTTGCCGACCGCGATCGGTCCCTCGACCACGATGTAGGGGGATCCCCCGAGCAGCGAATCTTCGGGTGCCACGGGCGCGGACGCTACCACAGCCTTCGGAAGATCCGAACCGGTCGCGTCGCCGGGCGTCGCCTACGACTTCTCAACGATCCCGTCGAGCGTCGGCGGGATGACGGTGTCTCGCTTGGGCTCGAAACGCAGCGCGCACTTCTCACAGCCGAGGCCGATCGTCTCGGTCGCGTCGATCCCCATCCCCATGAGGCGACTGTAGGTCACGTCGACGAAGTTGCAGTAGGGTTTCAGATCGGCGGCGTCCTGCGCGGCGTACCACTTGTTGACCGCGCACTCGTCGAACACGAGCGAAACCTCGCCGTCATCACCACGCTCGACGTGCCAGACGAAGTCGTCTGCGAACTCGCGCTTTTGCGAACGCCTTGCCTGGGACTCGAGGTAGAGGCGACTCGGCGCCGTGAAGACGAGCGAGGGTCGGATGCGCCTTGCGCAAGAAGTACTCGAACGCCCGATTCGTCATGCCGCAGGCTCCTCCCCGGCCACCTGGGGCCGGACCTCCTCATACCTCTCCGTCCCCGAACGCCGCGCCGACCGACAGACCGAGTCGCTGCGCCGCCTCGGCGGCCGGGAGCTTTTCCTTCCCCACCCGCATCTTGGCGATGGTCAGAGTGCCCGCGTCCGCCCCGGAGCCAACCGCCACGGTGAGGCCGCCGTCCCCGACGCTCACCACCGTGCCCGCCGGTACCGCGGAATCCGGCGCCGGCCCCCGCTTCGCGCCATACAAGCGGCTCTGCTCCCCACCCGCCCGGGCATGCGCACCCGGCTGAGGGTCACAGCCGCGAATCAGGTCGTAGACCTTCTTGGTCGGCTGGTTCCAGTGGATGCAGCCGTGCTCGTCCCTGCAGAGGGGCTCGTAGGTGGCCTCGGACTCGTCCTGGGCGACCCGCGGCGCCTTGCCCGCGGCGATGAGATCCACGGACTCGACCATACCCGCGATGCCGGGCTCGAAGATCTTGTCGAAATACAGCGAGGCTCCGGTGTCGTCAGGCGAGATCTCGATCTCCTCCTGGAGCAGGATCGGCCCGGTATCGATGCCCGGATCGGTCCAGAACACCGTGAAACCGCCTCGGGTCTCCCCCGTGATGAGCTGCCACGCGAGCGCGCTGCCGCCCCGGTAGCGGGGCAAAAGCGAGGGGTGAAAGCAGATCGACCCGTGCTTCGGCGCGTCGATGACCGCCTGGGGGATGATCTTGGTGACGAAGGCCAGGACACCGACGTCGGCCTCCGCCGCCTTCACCTGCGCCTCGACCTCCGGTGTCTTGTAGCTCGGGGGGGTGTGGAGCGGGACGCCGGCCTTTTCCGCCTCGGCGGCGAGCGGGTCGGCCCGGTCACCCCTGGGAGCGGGCGCGTAGACCGCCGCAATGTCGTGACCACAATCCCGGAGTCCGACCAGCACTCGCTGGCCGAAGGCGGCTTGCCCGAAGAGCACGATTCGCATGACCCAAAGAGCTACCACGGCGAGGCTTTCTGTTTCCAAGGCTCGGAGGCGGTGGTACATCTGGGAAGATCGGCGGGCAGCTGTGGCCCGCATCCCAAGAATTGATTCCCGGAGGAACAAGCACAAGATGAGAGCGTTGCGATCGTGGAGCATCACCCTGGCCGGATGCATCGCCGGCACCACCCTTCTCCTCGCCGGCTGCACCCAGCCCGACACCGCCGACACACCGACGCCGGCGGCCGAGGCACCTGCCGCGACGGAACCTGCCGCCGCCAAGGCGAGTGCCGTTCCGATCATCATCGACGAACTCTACGTCGACGCGGAGGCCGAGCCCGATGAAGGGACCCCGCCGCTGATCGTGATGTTCACGTCAATCGTGGAGGACCACACCGGCGACTTCACCTGCGAGTGGGACTTTGGGGACGGCACACCCAAGTCGAGCGAGCTGAACCCGAAGCACACCTACAAGAAAGAGGGCGACTTCATCGTGACCCTCGTCTGCAAGGACACGAAGGGCGTCGAGGGCGAGACCGAGATCGACGTCACTGTCTACGAGTACGAGTAACGCTCGTCCGCTCTACGGCGGATGTGAACGGCCCGCCGCGCACTGCACGGCGGGCCGTTTTTCTCTCAGTCCAACGCGTCGAGGGCAGCGGCGAGTTCTGCCGCGACGCTTCGGCAGGCCTCGTCGGTGCGGATGAGGGCGTTGTTGATCTCGAGTTCGACGTAACCGATGCCGTGCGCCCGCCCATGGCGACGCGCGGCATAGATGAGTCCGTCGAGACCCGAGTAAGGCTGGTTGTACCTCACGATGAAGCCTCGGCCCTTGAGCGCCAAGCCCAAACCGCGCGCCAGCGGCTCGTGGTCGTCGAAGAGAACACCCATGTCGAGCCGGCGCGTCCGACCGTCCATCGCCGGCGTGAAGCTATGGAGGGAAAGGAGCCGGACCGTGCGCCCGTCCGCCTCGCGGCGCGCGCGCGCGACCATCCGGTCCACCCGGTCGTGGTACGGCTCGTGGTAGAGCGCCAGTCGCCGGCGTCGTTCGACCTTCGTGACCTTGGCGTTGGCCGGGATCATCCGGCCGTCACTCCTCTGCGGGATCAGCGACGCTTCGTCGGGCGTCCGATTGCAGTCGACGAGGAGCCGCGAGTACTTCGACGCCACGCTCGGCGCCCCGAGCTGCTCCGCCACCGCCTTCATCACAGCCGCCGCTCCGACGTCCCAGCCGATGTGGTCGCGCAAATCCGCGCGTGCGAGGCCGAGCGTGCCGTATTCCCGCGGCACGGCGCAACCGCCGTGCTCGCACGTGAAGACCCAACTCGACTCGCGCGCATCACCCCCTGCCCGCCCACGCGACACCGTCACGTGGCCAGATGGTCCTGGAGGAGAGCCGGGAGCTTCTGCCACGCGTCTGCCGCAGCGGCCTCCTGATAGGAAGGACGCTCGTCACAGAAGAATCCGCGAGCGCCACCGTCGTACAGAACGCCCTCGGCCGAGCCCGGCACCTCGGCGAACTTCGCCTTCACGGCATCCACCTCGTCGAGCGGGATGAAGCCGCCCTTCTCCCCGAACAATGCGACGATCGGGCACGAGAGGTCCCCCGCCTGATCGAGGAGCCCGCCGATGCCGCCGCCGTAGAACGTCGCGGCCGCCTGGAGCCGGAGATTGCAGTCCGTGAGGAAAGTCATCCTGCCGCCCATGCAGAAGCCGGGCATTCCGATGCGATCGCCGCGGACGGCGAAGCATCGACCTCCGAGAGGATGCCTTCGTCGGCCAGAGTGCTCATCAGGCCGATCGCCTTCGGAAGATCCGAATACTCGGCCAAGCCGTCTTCCGAGCGGTAGTAGAAATCGGGTGCGATCCGGACACAGCCCTCCGCCGCAATCCGATCCGCGACGCTTTTCATCTGCCTGTTCAGGCCAAAGGCCTCCATCGCGACCGAAACGCCAGGAAACGGCCCGGATCCGGCCGGAGAGGCCACGTGAGCGGCCATCGAACCGTCCTTCGTGGCGATCCGGATGTCCTCGGTTTTGATCTCCATCACTCTACCCCCCGTCTTCTCTAATGATTTTAAAACAGGGCCCCAAGAGGCCGACCCACTTCGTTTGACACACCCCGACTCCGAGCTTACCTTAAAACAGCTTTATGGAAGGGCCTTGCCGGCCCGTCGGAGCGCCCTAACATGGTTCGCCGCGAGAAGACCAATTACGTCATTCAATCCGTCGCGCACGCGCTCGACGTACTCGAACAATTCAGCGGCGATGTCGATGAATTAGGCGTCACCGATCTCTCGAAACGACTCAAGCTCCACAAGAACAACGTCTTCCGATTGCTCGCAACACTCGAGTCGCGTGGTTACATCGAGCAAAACAAGGCTACGGAAAACTACCGTTTAGGCATTCGCTGCCTGCAGATCGGCCACACCTACCTCGGGCAGATGGGTTTGCTTCGCCAGGCGCTGCCGATCATGGAGAGCGTCGCGAAGGATTGCGAGGAGACGATCTACCTCTCGCAATTACGACGAGGCGCGGTCGTTCCCGTACAAGCCGTCGAAGCGGATCAGCCGGTTCGAACAGTGTCTCTACTCGGACAGTCGCTTCCGCTGCACTCGACTGCTGCGGGCAAGGTTCACCTCGCGTTCGAGTCCGAAGAGGAGATCAAGAACTCTCTTCCAGAGACGCTGACGAAGCACACCGACCGCACGATCACACGGCGTGTCGAATTGATCGCCGACCTGCGCGCGGTCGCCGAACGCGGGTACGCCCTCGACTCGGGCGAATACCTCGCCGACCTCGGATCGATCGCCGTTCCGATCCGCGATTACACCCGCGCGGTCGTCGGCAGCCTCTCGATCATTGCCCCCGAGTACCGTCTGACCGCGAAACGCGTCGAGCAGGAAGTGGCGCCGGCGGCTCTCCGAGCCGGGAAAGACCTCTCCAGCCGCCTCGGCTACAACCCCTGACCGCCCCGCCCCGCCCCGCCGGCCCGACGCCGACACGCGGGCTGCTGCGCACGATCGGGGCGTGGGAGTCACTGCCGGGTCGGCCGAAACCGGCAAAAAGTGACGACTAAAGAAACCGCGGAGATTAAAGAACGTCCCCACTTTGGGAACTCACCTCTGCCGCGCTGCGTTGACAGGCGGGGGCAGATTGCTACCAGACGGGGGAACACCTCGGGTAAGTTTTTCTTTCCCCCCGAGGGTATTTCCATAAGGAGGAAGCGTCGGCGTGAAGATTCTGGTCCCCATAAAGCGGGTTCCTGACCCGCAGACCAACATCGTCGTAAAGCCCGATGGAACGGGCATCGTCGAGGACAATGTAAAGTTCGTCATCAACCCTTTTTGTGAGATCGCTCTCGAAGAAGCGCTCCGCATCAAGGAGGCTCAAGGAGAGGGTGAAGTCGTGCTCATCTCCATTGGGTCGACGGACTCGACCGAGCAGCTCCGCACGGCGCTCGCGATGGGCGCCGACCGCGCGATCCTCGTGATCACCGACGGCAAGCTCGACCCGGCCCGCGCGGCCGAGGTGCTCGCGAAGCTCGTCGAGCAGGAGTCGCCTGAGCTCGTGGTCCTCGGCAAGCAGTCCATCGACGACGATGCCAACCAGACCGGCCAGCTTCTGGCCGCCGCGCTCGATTGGCCTCAGGCCACGTTCGCGTCGAAGGTCGACATCGAAGGCCAAGACGTCACGGTCATCCGTGAAGTCGACGGCGGTCTCGAGACGATCGCGTTCACGCTGCCCGGCATCGTGACGTCCGATCTGCGTCTGAACGAGCCGCGCTACGCCTCGCTCCCGGGCATCATGAAGGCCCGAAAGAAGGAGCTGAAGGAGATCCCCCTAGCCGACCTCGGCGTTTCGGCGGATCCCAAGGTGAAGCAGCTCAAGGTCGAGTCTCCTTCGAAGCGCGAGGCGGGCAAGACCGTCGAGACCGTGCAGGAGCTCGTCGAGCTTCTCCACACTGAAGCCAAGCTCATCTGACGGCGGGAGAACGAGTTC harbors:
- a CDS encoding sulfotransferase, coding for MRWQPPPRAPWVDQLNALGENLDGGGRSLVSLDAAGLLRDAAAGTGLDDFGDDWFREPLGVLLRSFEEEAKLTLVGRLIARADVQRLLSNRLRIEDHVKRHPEIGDQKIEAPIVVTGLGRAGTTFLHELLAQDPDNRVPMLWEMMYSVPPPETATYETDPRILASHREISLMDEVVPAFQSMQEVAGDLPNECIFLVAHQLSTDKFIGEFDIPSYMGWTSFNDQRPAYEYHQKILRLLQSRHRGTRWALKAPSHLHLLPTLFATYPDARVVIPHRDPLRVLGSLSNLMASLRWMRSNEVDYDGIVAAMNFGAQYQMDNLSQQRDDGTVPTDQILDIRYVDLVADPIATMKRIYAYFEITFSTAFETRLQARLGSRPRGDRAAHEYTFDDTGLDLAKERAKHAGYQERYDVPSEL
- a CDS encoding SDR family oxidoreductase: MSKPNRKSTAEEVSAGVDLAGKTAIVTGANAGIGLETARVLALRGARVVMACRDIGKATKARKTIVRESEGALSPESFELRELDLASLASIRSFASDLKDENRPIHLLLNNAGVMLPDRRETSDGFEAHYGTNHLGHFLLTNLLLDPLRAAGSARVVNVASEAMQMSGLTTELDDLNWERKKWSGWKAYGSSKLMNLMFTRTFQRRYAAEGITSNALHPGIVRTELARSQSGPFIVLGLFMWPWMKKVGGGAATSVYAATAPEYAETGGEYLADCKPTRAPKLAAKESVQDRLWEISAEATGLGS
- a CDS encoding aspartate 1-decarboxylase, with amino-acid sequence MRKVLRGKIHRASVTGADLHYEGSITVDKTLMEGMDLLEWEAVQIWNVTNGERFETYALEGEPDSGVICVNGAAARKVSEGDLLIIGAFTWIEEDAARAHKPMIVMVDDENRIKHQSAVGAVVAV
- a CDS encoding deoxynucleoside kinase, which translates into the protein MAPEDSLLGGSPYIVVEGPIAVGKTSLAKILSLEFGAQEELDPADRNPFLRSFYGEQARWALAAQLKFLTLRRTQQSRIKALGAENQALARPVISDYLLAKDEIFARLTLAEMEFALYRELSGALAQNDDSQFRKPDLVVYLEASYEVLQARLRKRNRDFERHISPKYLESLSEAYRTYFHSYEEAPLLVVNCSAIDFLENGDERVDLIREIRSARRGVQHYIPLGSR
- a CDS encoding methionyl-tRNA formyltransferase, which codes for MRIVLFGQAAFGQRVLVGLRDCGHDIAAVYAPAPRGDRADPLAAEAEKAGVPLHTPPSYKTPEVEAQVKAAEADVGVLAFVTKIIPQAVIDAPKHGSICFHPSLLPRYRGGSALAWQLITGETRGGFTVFWTDPGIDTGPILLQEEIEISPDDTGASLYFDKIFEPGIAGMVESVDLIAAGKAPRVAQDESEATYEPLCRDEHGCIHWNQPTKKVYDLIRGCDPQPGAHARAGGEQSRLYGAKRGPAPDSAVPAGTVVSVGDGGLTVAVGSGADAGTLTIAKMRVGKEKLPAAEAAQRLGLSVGAAFGDGEV
- a CDS encoding PKD domain-containing protein, whose amino-acid sequence is MRALRSWSITLAGCIAGTTLLLAGCTQPDTADTPTPAAEAPAATEPAAAKASAVPIIIDELYVDAEAEPDEGTPPLIVMFTSIVEDHTGDFTCEWDFGDGTPKSSELNPKHTYKKEGDFIVTLVCKDTKGVEGETEIDVTVYEYE
- a CDS encoding N-formylglutamate amidohydrolase, whose amino-acid sequence is MTVSRGRAGGDARESSWVFTCEHGGCAVPREYGTLGLARADLRDHIGWDVGAAAVMKAVAEQLGAPSVASKYSRLLVDCNRTPDEASLIPQRSDGRMIPANAKVTKVERRRRLALYHEPYHDRVDRMVARARREADGRTVRLLSLHSFTPAMDGRTRRLDMGVLFDDHEPLARGLGLALKGRGFIVRYNQPYSGLDGLIYAARRHGRAHGIGYVELEINNALIRTDEACRSVAAELAAALDALD
- a CDS encoding IclR family transcriptional regulator, which gives rise to MVRREKTNYVIQSVAHALDVLEQFSGDVDELGVTDLSKRLKLHKNNVFRLLATLESRGYIEQNKATENYRLGIRCLQIGHTYLGQMGLLRQALPIMESVAKDCEETIYLSQLRRGAVVPVQAVEADQPVRTVSLLGQSLPLHSTAAGKVHLAFESEEEIKNSLPETLTKHTDRTITRRVELIADLRAVAERGYALDSGEYLADLGSIAVPIRDYTRAVVGSLSIIAPEYRLTAKRVEQEVAPAALRAGKDLSSRLGYNP
- a CDS encoding electron transfer flavoprotein subunit beta/FixA family protein, which encodes MKILVPIKRVPDPQTNIVVKPDGTGIVEDNVKFVINPFCEIALEEALRIKEAQGEGEVVLISIGSTDSTEQLRTALAMGADRAILVITDGKLDPARAAEVLAKLVEQESPELVVLGKQSIDDDANQTGQLLAAALDWPQATFASKVDIEGQDVTVIREVDGGLETIAFTLPGIVTSDLRLNEPRYASLPGIMKARKKELKEIPLADLGVSADPKVKQLKVESPSKREAGKTVETVQELVELLHTEAKLI